The Pseudarthrobacter sp. NS4 genome includes a window with the following:
- a CDS encoding ATP-dependent DNA helicase UvrD2: MTTENIDGGASLEDRILGGLDAEQREVASTLNGPLCVLAGAGTGKTRAITHRIAYGVHSGVYTPQRLLAVTFTARAAAEMRSRLRDLGAGNVQARTFHAAALRQLQFFWPQAVGGTLPNLLDHKAQMIAESARRLRLSTDRASIRDLASEIEWAKVSMLTPANYLENAQGRGTPGGFDLTAVARVFQAYEDVKTDRNVIDFEDVLLITVGILQEDEKVAATVRDQYRHFVVDEYQDVSPLQQRLLELWLGGRDELCVVGDASQTIYSFTGASPRHLLDFKARYPQANVVKLIRDYRSTPQVVKLANDLLGGRRSGGPVADAAWAAPLQLVAQRPAGPPPQFTECADDEAEAATVAQRIRGLLDAGTPASEMAILFRTNGQSEAYEQALAAAGIGYQLRGGERFFARKEVRDAILQLRAATRAVVETDSPEPLGQLVRDIVSSLGYTDSAPHSGGALRERWESLAALVALADELVQTRGAQFGLADFVNELQERSLAQHAPTVQGVTLASLHAAKGLEWDAVFLVGLSEGLMPISFADSPESVDEERRLLYVGITRAREHLSLSWSTARTPGGRANRKPSRFLDGLRPDSVASSSTRGKGPAPRRKAAAPAMCRVCGSMLATGAERKVGRCNACPPSYEEQTFDALRSWRREVALSAEVPAFVVFTDATLTAIAEARPASLEELAGLAGVGPSKLEKYGEDVLRVLIESTAL; encoded by the coding sequence GTGACTACAGAGAATATTGACGGCGGAGCCTCCCTCGAGGACCGCATCCTTGGCGGACTGGACGCTGAACAGCGCGAGGTGGCCAGTACCCTAAACGGCCCCTTATGCGTGCTCGCCGGGGCCGGGACCGGAAAGACCCGTGCCATCACCCACCGCATCGCGTACGGCGTGCACTCCGGTGTCTACACGCCGCAACGGCTGCTGGCCGTGACCTTTACGGCCCGGGCAGCGGCCGAGATGCGCAGCAGGCTGCGGGACCTCGGGGCGGGCAACGTTCAGGCCCGCACCTTCCACGCTGCGGCCCTGCGCCAGCTCCAGTTCTTCTGGCCGCAGGCCGTCGGCGGCACGTTGCCCAACCTCCTGGACCACAAGGCGCAGATGATCGCCGAGTCGGCGCGGCGGCTTCGGCTCAGCACGGACCGGGCCTCCATCCGGGATCTCGCTTCCGAAATTGAGTGGGCAAAGGTATCAATGCTGACCCCGGCCAACTACCTGGAGAACGCACAGGGGAGGGGAACCCCGGGCGGCTTCGACCTAACGGCGGTGGCCCGGGTGTTCCAGGCCTATGAGGACGTCAAGACCGACCGTAATGTGATCGACTTCGAGGACGTGCTGCTGATTACTGTCGGGATCCTCCAGGAGGACGAGAAGGTTGCTGCCACCGTCCGTGACCAGTACCGGCACTTTGTGGTTGACGAGTACCAGGACGTGTCCCCGCTGCAGCAGCGGCTCCTGGAACTGTGGCTGGGGGGCCGCGACGAACTCTGCGTCGTGGGTGACGCCAGCCAGACTATCTACTCCTTCACCGGCGCGTCGCCCCGGCACCTCCTCGACTTCAAGGCCCGTTATCCCCAGGCCAACGTGGTTAAGCTCATCAGGGACTACCGCTCCACCCCTCAGGTAGTGAAGCTGGCGAACGATCTGCTGGGAGGCAGGCGAAGCGGGGGGCCGGTTGCCGACGCCGCCTGGGCGGCGCCCCTGCAGCTCGTGGCACAGCGGCCGGCTGGTCCGCCGCCCCAGTTCACGGAATGCGCCGACGACGAAGCGGAGGCCGCCACCGTCGCGCAGAGGATCAGGGGGCTCCTCGACGCCGGCACTCCCGCCAGCGAGATGGCAATACTGTTCCGCACCAACGGCCAGTCCGAGGCCTACGAGCAGGCCCTCGCCGCGGCAGGGATCGGATACCAGCTGCGCGGAGGCGAACGGTTCTTCGCCCGCAAGGAAGTCCGGGACGCCATCCTCCAGCTGCGGGCGGCCACCAGGGCGGTGGTTGAGACGGATTCCCCCGAGCCTCTTGGCCAGCTTGTCCGCGACATCGTCTCCTCCCTCGGCTACACCGACTCGGCTCCGCACAGCGGCGGCGCACTCCGGGAGCGCTGGGAGTCCCTGGCTGCACTTGTCGCCCTTGCCGATGAACTGGTGCAGACCCGTGGTGCGCAGTTCGGCCTGGCCGACTTCGTCAACGAACTCCAGGAACGTTCACTGGCCCAGCATGCGCCTACGGTCCAGGGCGTGACGCTGGCGTCCCTGCACGCCGCCAAAGGCCTGGAATGGGATGCGGTCTTCCTGGTGGGGCTCAGTGAGGGCCTGATGCCCATCTCCTTCGCCGACTCGCCGGAATCCGTCGACGAGGAACGCAGGCTGTTGTATGTAGGCATCACGCGGGCACGCGAACATCTGTCACTGTCCTGGAGCACCGCCCGAACACCTGGCGGACGCGCCAACCGCAAACCGTCCCGGTTCCTTGATGGCCTGCGGCCCGACTCGGTTGCAAGCTCGAGCACGCGGGGCAAAGGCCCGGCTCCCCGCCGGAAAGCGGCGGCCCCCGCCATGTGCCGGGTCTGCGGAAGCATGCTCGCCACCGGCGCTGAACGCAAGGTGGGACGCTGCAACGCCTGTCCACCAAGTTACGAGGAACAGACCTTTGACGCGCTGCGGAGCTGGCGCAGGGAAGTAGCGCTGTCCGCCGAGGTCCCGGCCTTCGTGGTTTTTACGGATGCAACGCTGACAGCCATTGCCGAGGCCCGGCCGGCGTCGCTGGAAGAACTCGCCGGGCTTGCCGGGGTGGGCCCTTCCAAGCTGGAGAAGTATGGGGAAGACGTCCTCCGGGTCCTTATTGAAAGTACTGCCCTGTGA
- a CDS encoding ATP-dependent helicase encodes MSGNLQILQHLESAPGAALPPGPSLPSEARFTPEQLSGLLGEKNVPTPEQSAIISSPLTPRLVIAGAGSGKTATMADRVVWLVANGWVRPEEVLGVTFTRKAAGELASRIRAKLVALQRLVAGDTANKVFPEGLLSSDALEPKVSTYHSFASGIVSDYGLRLGVERDVVLLGGAQAWQLASEVVEAYDGEYAHFRAAKSTLVKAVIQLAGECAEHLQEPEDVEAWLMARHSDFESLPYLADKKKNAPQAAAELAAMLRTRASVADMVGRYTAAKRARGALDFGDLVALAAKVAQDVPLAAQMERQRYKVVLLDEFQDTSYAQLVLFSRLFGGGHAVTAVGDPNQSIYGFRGASAGQLFHFVREFPVLKGPAAEPGSWAPAPTSYLTTAWRNGRSILAAANVMSEALGKTEARGGPAGGGGAPPADVPPLQPSPHAIQGAVVLGRFASDVEEASALADDVLKYRVTDFELKPDGAPVPPAIAVLCRRRAQMETIRGQFEARGIAYEIVGLGGLLDTPEVVDLVATLRVLADPGRSDSLMRLMAGARWRIGPADLMALRDWSRQLAARRGQVAERSDDDSPDAEATILEGDLTDGASLVEALDWLPRDGWMSANGRSLSTEARSRLGRLSAELRQLRGYLGDDLTTLLGEVERAMLLDIEVAARPGASIHQARRNLDAFQDAAAGFLRTSQRVDILAFLAWLEAAAAEENGLEAPPSDVNREAVQLLTVHASKGLEWDVVFVPGLNAGAFPSDKDSRWSSGAAALPWPLRGDRADLPQWDLDQPDQKGWLDAEKDFRAAVQAHGESEERRLAYVAYTRAKHVLWLSSAAWVGSRAGRADMSPFLAELEGLVNPTPASPAQATVHPRSLDEAALPESSPLTAETEVAGWPYDPLEGPVDPRTGGRLRLARGRRVAMEMAAARVLAALESGTGDLQPIIPAKAEPQFLPGDGAGVGGTAAGWAREAALLLERRARRSNGHDVHLPSHISASTLVDLGQDPAEVLARLRRPVPREPGMSARKGTAFHAWVEEYFGNAGMLDLGEAPGSDDHIDAAYDLDAMVATFRASPWAERSPAFVEVPVETRVGEVVVRGRIDAVFQDPDGCWDLVDWKTGHRPSGAQLRARSVQLAVYRLAWARLKNVPLEDVRAAFFYVADNQVVRPHDLGTAAELEEIVAAALGSS; translated from the coding sequence ATGAGCGGCAACCTCCAGATACTCCAACACCTCGAATCAGCACCCGGTGCTGCCCTTCCCCCCGGGCCTTCACTGCCCTCGGAGGCACGGTTCACCCCTGAACAGCTGTCAGGGCTGCTCGGCGAAAAGAATGTACCCACCCCCGAACAGTCCGCCATCATCTCATCACCACTGACGCCCCGGCTGGTGATTGCCGGGGCAGGCTCGGGAAAAACAGCCACCATGGCCGACCGCGTGGTGTGGCTTGTTGCCAACGGCTGGGTCAGGCCCGAGGAAGTCCTCGGCGTGACGTTCACGCGGAAGGCAGCCGGCGAACTGGCCTCCCGGATCCGGGCGAAGCTGGTGGCCCTGCAACGCCTGGTCGCAGGGGACACTGCAAACAAGGTCTTCCCCGAAGGCCTGCTCAGCAGTGACGCGCTGGAACCGAAGGTGTCCACCTACCACTCGTTCGCCAGCGGAATCGTCTCCGACTACGGGCTGCGCCTGGGCGTGGAACGGGACGTGGTCCTGCTCGGCGGTGCACAGGCATGGCAGCTTGCCAGCGAAGTGGTTGAGGCCTACGACGGCGAATACGCCCACTTCCGTGCAGCCAAGTCCACCTTGGTGAAAGCAGTCATTCAGCTCGCCGGCGAGTGTGCCGAGCACCTCCAGGAGCCAGAGGACGTTGAGGCCTGGCTGATGGCGCGCCATTCGGACTTTGAGTCGCTGCCCTACCTGGCCGACAAGAAAAAGAACGCGCCGCAGGCCGCCGCCGAGCTTGCCGCCATGCTGAGGACCAGGGCAAGCGTCGCAGACATGGTGGGCCGGTATACCGCTGCGAAGCGGGCACGCGGCGCCCTTGATTTCGGTGACCTGGTGGCCCTCGCGGCCAAGGTGGCCCAGGACGTCCCGCTGGCTGCACAGATGGAGCGGCAGCGCTACAAGGTGGTACTGCTCGACGAGTTCCAGGACACGTCGTACGCCCAGCTGGTCCTGTTTTCGCGCCTGTTCGGCGGCGGCCATGCCGTGACGGCAGTCGGCGATCCCAACCAGTCCATCTACGGTTTCCGTGGAGCGTCGGCCGGTCAGCTGTTCCACTTCGTTCGTGAATTCCCCGTTCTGAAGGGGCCGGCGGCGGAGCCAGGAAGCTGGGCACCTGCGCCCACTTCCTACCTGACCACGGCCTGGCGGAACGGGCGGTCCATCCTGGCGGCGGCGAATGTAATGTCGGAAGCGCTGGGCAAGACCGAGGCGCGGGGGGGACCGGCAGGCGGCGGGGGAGCTCCACCAGCGGATGTGCCGCCGCTGCAGCCCAGCCCCCACGCTATCCAGGGAGCCGTAGTGCTGGGGCGCTTTGCCAGTGATGTGGAGGAAGCCTCGGCGCTCGCGGACGATGTTTTGAAATACCGCGTGACCGACTTCGAGCTGAAGCCTGATGGCGCTCCCGTGCCGCCGGCAATCGCTGTTCTGTGCCGCCGGCGTGCACAGATGGAGACCATCCGGGGCCAATTTGAGGCCAGGGGCATCGCCTACGAGATCGTGGGCCTTGGCGGTCTGCTGGACACGCCGGAGGTTGTTGATCTCGTCGCCACCCTGCGCGTCCTGGCCGACCCCGGCCGTTCAGACTCACTCATGCGGCTCATGGCCGGCGCCAGATGGCGGATAGGCCCGGCCGACCTGATGGCCTTGCGCGACTGGTCGAGGCAGTTGGCAGCCAGGCGGGGCCAGGTCGCGGAACGGTCCGATGATGATTCCCCGGACGCGGAGGCGACCATCCTGGAGGGAGACCTCACCGATGGCGCGAGCCTCGTGGAGGCCCTGGACTGGTTGCCACGGGACGGGTGGATGTCGGCAAACGGCAGGTCCCTCAGTACAGAAGCGCGCAGCCGCCTGGGCCGGCTGTCCGCGGAGCTGCGGCAGTTGCGGGGCTACCTCGGCGACGATCTCACCACGCTCCTGGGCGAAGTGGAAAGGGCCATGCTCCTGGATATCGAGGTTGCTGCGCGCCCAGGCGCCAGCATCCACCAGGCCCGCCGCAACCTGGACGCCTTCCAGGACGCCGCTGCCGGATTCCTTCGGACGTCGCAACGGGTGGACATTCTCGCCTTCCTGGCATGGCTGGAAGCAGCTGCTGCCGAGGAAAACGGACTGGAGGCGCCGCCCAGCGATGTAAACCGGGAGGCCGTCCAACTCCTTACCGTTCATGCTTCCAAGGGCCTTGAGTGGGATGTCGTCTTTGTGCCCGGGCTGAACGCCGGAGCGTTTCCCAGCGACAAGGACTCCCGCTGGAGCAGCGGGGCGGCCGCTTTGCCGTGGCCACTGCGGGGGGACCGCGCGGACCTGCCGCAATGGGACCTGGACCAGCCGGACCAGAAAGGCTGGCTGGACGCCGAAAAGGACTTCAGGGCGGCGGTCCAGGCCCACGGGGAATCGGAGGAGCGACGCCTCGCCTACGTTGCCTACACCAGGGCGAAGCATGTCCTGTGGCTTTCCAGTGCAGCATGGGTGGGATCCCGGGCCGGGCGCGCTGACATGTCACCTTTCCTGGCCGAGCTTGAAGGCCTGGTGAATCCAACACCGGCATCGCCGGCTCAGGCCACGGTCCATCCCCGGTCGCTGGACGAAGCCGCTCTTCCCGAGAGCAGCCCGCTGACAGCCGAAACCGAGGTCGCCGGGTGGCCGTACGACCCACTGGAGGGCCCCGTGGACCCCCGGACGGGCGGGCGCCTCCGGCTCGCCCGCGGACGCAGGGTCGCCATGGAAATGGCTGCTGCCCGCGTGCTGGCCGCGCTGGAGTCCGGGACAGGTGACCTGCAGCCCATAATTCCTGCAAAAGCAGAACCCCAATTTCTGCCCGGCGACGGTGCCGGAGTTGGCGGTACGGCGGCTGGCTGGGCCCGGGAAGCGGCCTTGCTGCTGGAACGGAGAGCCAGGAGGTCCAATGGCCACGACGTCCATCTGCCGAGCCACATCTCCGCTTCCACACTCGTAGATCTGGGGCAGGACCCGGCAGAAGTGCTCGCCAGGCTGCGCCGGCCGGTTCCTCGGGAACCTGGAATGTCAGCCCGGAAGGGAACCGCATTCCATGCGTGGGTGGAGGAATACTTCGGTAACGCCGGGATGCTTGACCTTGGGGAAGCCCCGGGCTCGGACGACCACATTGATGCGGCCTATGACCTCGATGCCATGGTGGCCACATTCCGGGCATCACCGTGGGCTGAGCGGTCACCGGCCTTCGTGGAGGTCCCGGTGGAGACCCGGGTTGGGGAGGTGGTGGTGCGCGGGCGGATCGACGCAGTTTTCCAGGATCCCGACGGCTGCTGGGACCTGGTGGACTGGAAGACCGGGCACCGGCCCTCCGGCGCCCAGCTAAGGGCCAGGTCGGTGCAGCTCGCCGTATACCGGCTGGCTTGGGCGCGGCTCAAGAACGTCCCGCTGGAAGACGTGCGGGCGGCCTTCTTCTACGTTGCGGACAACCAAGTGGTGCGGCCCCATGATCTTGGAACCGCGGCAGAGCTGGAGGAAATCGTGGCAGCGGCCCTGGGCTCGTCCTGA
- a CDS encoding M48 family metallopeptidase, with amino-acid sequence MRRSPAAKNSRDQAPGAALTTADGAPVEVRRSARRTRTVAAFWENGTAVVAIPARFTAAQEREWVHRMLTKLQRQGERRSAAGRKRPVSDAALAAHAAHLSGQYLAGRAVPASVRWVTNQNSRWGSATPADGTIRLSDKLRPMPQWVIDYVLLHELAHLLVAGHNAAFWKLLEAYPETQRAKAFLEGVSYATARGLTDNGGGPGGETAASGRPGQESRPDDAD; translated from the coding sequence GTGAGGCGGAGCCCCGCGGCGAAGAACAGCCGTGACCAAGCTCCTGGGGCTGCCCTTACCACCGCCGATGGCGCTCCCGTGGAGGTGAGGCGTTCCGCCCGGCGTACCCGCACAGTGGCAGCATTCTGGGAAAACGGAACCGCGGTTGTTGCCATCCCGGCCCGTTTCACCGCTGCACAGGAGAGGGAATGGGTGCACCGGATGCTCACAAAGCTGCAGCGCCAGGGGGAACGCCGTAGCGCGGCCGGCAGGAAACGCCCGGTTTCGGATGCCGCCCTCGCGGCCCACGCCGCCCATCTATCCGGACAGTACCTGGCCGGACGCGCTGTCCCCGCATCGGTGCGCTGGGTGACGAACCAGAATTCGAGGTGGGGGTCCGCCACTCCGGCAGACGGGACCATCCGTCTTTCGGACAAACTCCGCCCCATGCCCCAATGGGTCATCGACTATGTCCTGCTCCACGAACTCGCCCACCTCCTGGTGGCCGGGCACAATGCCGCCTTCTGGAAGCTGCTTGAAGCGTATCCGGAGACGCAACGCGCCAAGGCATTCCTTGAGGGCGTCTCGTATGCCACGGCACGCGGCCTCACGGACAACGGCGGCGGGCCCGGCGGGGAAACCGCCGCCAGCGGCCGGCCCGGGCAGGAAAGCCGGCCGGACGACGCCGACTAG
- the nudC gene encoding NAD(+) diphosphatase: MSHAESATTVHQGAPALLPANHLRDSLLPVPPALVERGSVARTRPGMVDELLAETDTLAIVLSGRQGLVNGGGLFIAGARALLQGLSAAAVTPDLVIYLGSALPGADLPAGTELLLFVLPEAVEPGTAGIPAEADWAGFRDVAAGLDATATALFVEASAIVNWHAGHTHCPRCGTPTTVEAGGWVRRCPADSSEHYPRTDPAIIVTVVGPDGRLLLGGGGPADAKNYSTLAGFVEPGESLEQAVVREVLEEVGVRVSACQYLGSQSWPFPASLMLGFTAVTEDAEATPDGVEITRARWFSREELQDAVLSGDITISSRLSIARALIEHWFGGRIEDRAAA; encoded by the coding sequence ATGAGCCACGCCGAGTCTGCCACAACGGTCCATCAGGGGGCGCCGGCACTGCTGCCGGCCAACCACCTTCGGGATTCCCTGCTTCCGGTCCCGCCGGCCCTGGTGGAGCGGGGATCCGTGGCGCGGACCAGGCCGGGCATGGTGGATGAACTCCTGGCCGAAACGGACACGCTGGCCATAGTCCTGTCCGGGAGGCAGGGACTGGTGAACGGCGGTGGCCTGTTCATTGCGGGCGCACGGGCGCTGTTGCAGGGGCTCTCCGCGGCCGCGGTCACACCCGACCTGGTGATCTACCTTGGTTCAGCCCTGCCCGGAGCCGATCTTCCTGCCGGCACTGAACTGCTGCTGTTTGTCCTGCCGGAGGCTGTTGAGCCGGGCACCGCAGGAATCCCCGCGGAAGCAGATTGGGCAGGGTTCCGCGATGTTGCAGCCGGCCTGGATGCAACTGCTACTGCTTTGTTCGTAGAGGCCAGCGCTATCGTCAACTGGCACGCCGGCCACACCCACTGTCCGCGGTGCGGGACGCCCACCACCGTCGAAGCGGGCGGCTGGGTGCGCCGGTGCCCGGCAGATTCTTCGGAACACTACCCGCGGACGGACCCTGCGATTATTGTCACCGTTGTGGGGCCTGACGGCCGGCTGCTGCTGGGAGGAGGGGGGCCCGCGGATGCGAAGAACTACTCCACCCTGGCAGGTTTCGTGGAGCCCGGAGAATCGCTTGAGCAGGCAGTGGTGCGGGAGGTCCTGGAGGAAGTAGGTGTGCGCGTCAGCGCCTGCCAGTACCTGGGCTCGCAGTCCTGGCCGTTCCCCGCCTCCCTTATGCTTGGATTTACCGCTGTCACCGAAGATGCCGAGGCAACGCCCGACGGCGTGGAAATCACCAGGGCGCGCTGGTTCAGCCGGGAGGAACTCCAGGACGCTGTGCTCAGCGGTGACATCACCATTTCCAGCAGGCTCTCCATCGCGCGGGCGCTCATTGAGCACTGGTTCGGCGGACGGATCGAGGACCGCGCCGCCGCCTAA
- a CDS encoding macrolide 2'-phosphotransferase, translating into MRRKPIELAAVATAAVPGLTPTAVSSAPDDPADFDSALLLDSEGKRWRVRSPRHAEASARLETEFLVLRAFAPGIRAELPFLMPTVAGSVRLGTLSTFVYSHLAGSTRSVEELTAGPETLAREIGVALAAIHDLPRALVSNADLPSYTPNEFRQRRLNELDQAATTGKIPPALLRRWEHALEDVSLWRFNPCVVHGDLHEDNLLVEGQRVTAVTGWTDLRIGDPADDFAWLVASNEQDFVDAVLAGYTASRRDTPDNHLLRRAALSAEFALAQYLVKGIAAADPGMVAEAEGMLETLASDIAEHGGQPISVEPLPSPAVSAGPVTPVAPSTAEAADAGTSASDGGASDGALRAGVPAVTVVPVPAPVQPAVLVTPIPVETQPGADNVKDAKGPDDTSTAAISIINAKQT; encoded by the coding sequence GTGAGAAGAAAACCGATTGAACTGGCAGCCGTTGCAACCGCGGCAGTCCCCGGACTGACCCCAACGGCCGTTAGCTCTGCCCCGGACGATCCAGCCGACTTCGACTCCGCCCTGCTCCTGGATTCCGAGGGTAAGCGCTGGCGGGTGAGGTCGCCCCGGCACGCGGAGGCCAGCGCCAGGCTGGAAACCGAATTCCTGGTGTTGCGGGCCTTCGCTCCCGGCATCCGTGCCGAACTTCCGTTCCTGATGCCCACGGTAGCCGGCAGCGTACGGCTGGGAACCCTGAGCACGTTTGTCTACTCACACCTGGCAGGCAGCACCCGCAGCGTGGAGGAACTGACAGCAGGGCCGGAAACCCTGGCCCGTGAAATAGGAGTGGCCCTGGCCGCCATCCACGACCTGCCCCGGGCGCTGGTCAGCAACGCCGACCTGCCCAGCTACACCCCCAACGAGTTCCGGCAGCGCAGGCTGAACGAACTGGACCAGGCCGCCACCACCGGAAAGATTCCACCGGCCCTGCTGCGGCGCTGGGAACACGCCCTGGAGGATGTTTCCCTGTGGCGCTTCAATCCGTGTGTGGTGCACGGCGACCTGCACGAGGACAACCTCCTGGTGGAAGGCCAGCGCGTCACTGCCGTCACAGGATGGACCGACCTTCGGATCGGCGATCCGGCAGACGACTTTGCCTGGTTGGTGGCGTCCAACGAGCAGGACTTCGTGGACGCCGTCCTGGCCGGCTACACGGCCAGCCGCCGGGACACCCCGGACAACCATCTGCTGCGCAGGGCCGCGCTTTCCGCCGAATTCGCCCTGGCACAATACCTCGTGAAGGGGATCGCCGCCGCCGATCCAGGCATGGTTGCCGAAGCTGAGGGAATGTTGGAAACCCTCGCCAGCGATATTGCAGAGCATGGCGGGCAGCCCATCAGCGTGGAGCCCCTTCCATCCCCCGCAGTTTCAGCCGGCCCTGTAACGCCTGTGGCCCCCTCCACCGCGGAAGCTGCCGACGCAGGTACTTCCGCGTCCGACGGCGGCGCGTCCGACGGCGCTCTCCGGGCCGGGGTGCCCGCCGTAACGGTTGTTCCGGTACCGGCGCCTGTCCAGCCGGCAGTCCTTGTGACCCCCATTCCCGTAGAAACCCAGCCCGGAGCTGACAACGTCAAGGATGCGAAGGGACCGGACGACACTTCCACTGCCGCCATCTCGATCATCAACGCCAAGCAGACCTAA